One Burkholderia sp. 9120 genomic window, GTGCGCGCGGGCCAGAAATCGAATGCACCGGTCATGATCACCGGCCGGTTCTGACAGTAGTACTGCTCGAAGAACACATCGCGCGGCAAACGCTCGCGCCGCTCGATTTCGCCGCTACCCGAACGCATGCGATTGAGCGTGCCGTACACCGACAAAATCCAGTCGCGCTTACGCAAACGATTGCGCAAACGCGCGGCCCCGTGAAAATAAGGACTCGCGAGTACCGCATCGATTTCCCGAGCCGATTCCTCCGCGTCGAAACCATGTTCGAGTAGCGCGCCATGCAATGCATCCGGCTGGGCGTCGAGCATCAGATTCTCGGCGATCCAGCGGCGCCAGTCGTCGTCGAATGAACGGGTCACGGTCGTCACGGCGCTCTCCCTCAAAAGAAAAGGCACGCGAACCTTGCGGCGCGCGTGCCTTTTAATCAGCGGACCGAAGACAGGCACAAAGCCGTCTTCGGTCACGCGAATTTACATCTTCACTACGTCGAGCAGCGTCTTCTTGCCGGCCTTGTAGTTGTACAGCGAGATCACGCCGTGTTGAAGGTCACCCTTCGAGTCGAACGTGGTTTCGCCGATCACACCCTTGTAATCCGTTGCCGGCATTGCTGCCAGGATCTTCGCCGGATCGGTCGAGTTAGCACGCTTCATAGCGTCGACGATGATGTACACAGCGTCATACGTGAACGGTGCGTAGATCTGGATCGGCTGACCGAAACGCTTCTGATACTTGGCGAGGAACGCCGGGCCGCCAGCCATCTTCTCGAGCGCCATACCGGCTTCCGAGCAGACGATGTTGTCGGTTGCGTCACCCGCCAGGTCAGCCAGCTTGTCAGTACACACGCCGTCGCCAGCCAGCACCTTCGCACGCAGGCCGAGCTGCTTGGCTTGCTTCGCGAACGGGCCGCCGGTTGCGTCCATACCGCCGTACATGATCGCGTCCGGGTTTTCGCCCTTGATCTTCGTCAGAATCGCGCGGAAGTCGACAGCCTTGTCGTTCGTCGCGTCATGCGACATCACGTTCAGGCCCAGCGACTTGGCGGTCTTTTCGAATTCGTTGGCGAGACCCTGGCCGTAAGCGGTCGAGTCGTCGACGATGGCGACGCTCTTCACTTTCAGGCCCTTGGCTGCGTAGTTAGCCAGTGCCGGACCTTGTTGCGCATCGGTCGCGACAACGCGGTACGTCGTCTTGAAACCTTGTTGCGTGTAAGCCGGGTTCGTTGCCGACGGCGAGATCTGAACGATGCCTGCATCGCTATAGATCTTCGAAGCCGGAATCGACGTACCCGAGTTCAAGTGACCAACCACGGCGACGACCTTATCGTCGACCAGCTTCTGCGCGACTTGCGTAGCAGTACGCGGGTCGGCTGCGTCGTCTTGTGCGTCGAGTTGCAGCGTGATTTTCTGGCCACCGATCGTGAGGCCCTTGGCGTTGATTTCTTCAACCGCCAGGCGCGCGCCGTTTTCGTTGTCTTTACCCAGGTGAGCGATACCGCCGGTCAGCGGTGCAACGTGGCCGATCTTGACGACCTGGTCAGCTGCCGCGGAAGTTGCCAACGTTGCGAACAGCATCGCCGCAGCGCTGATCGGCAACAGCTTTTGAATCTTGATGTTCATGTAAGTCTCCAGTTTCGGTCCCAAAAACAACGTAATCGCCCTGTGCCCCCGCTTCCCCTACACGTGTCGCTCAGTCCCGTGGACGACCACGCCGGTTGCATCGTTCATGCACTTGGCCAGCACGCCCGCCAACCTGTTTGTGGCAGGCGGCAAACCGTACTTGCGCGCAAGTGTAGGCCATCAAATTAAATTGTGGGACTTTTTTGAGGAAGTGGGATCAACACTAATAGCGTTTATCCAACAGGCGCCGATTCCGTCTGGAGAGACTCGCTGGAGAGCACCAGCCCATGCGGGTTTCCGCTATGTCGGGCTTTCGTCTAACCGCGCGGCCTAAAGCTTTTCGCGACTTAAACCGTTAGTGTTTCAAATAGGCTTTGTGCTTAAAAATAAGGCGCGCCGCCGGGCATCGCGGGGCGCGCCTGAGGTATGCCGAATCAGCGTTGTTGCGCGGCGATCCGCGACGTCGCCGCATGCCATTCCTGTTCGAGTTGCGCCATCAGTTCGGCGGCACTGATCCCCTCCGGGCGCGCGCGGCCGAGCGGTGCGCCCTGCCCCGACCAAAGCGACAGATAATCGGCGTTCTGCGCGCGACCCGCACTCTGCCGCAACTCCTGCGTCAATGCGTTTTGCACCGGATACGGCGCGACCTTTTGCGCCGTATCGCTCAAACGCTGCATCAACGGATTGCGTATGCCGCGCGCATGTCGACCGGTGATGGCGCGCGTCACCGAGGTCGATGTATCCGACATGTCGCGCACGCGGGTTTTCCAGGCCTGGGGAATTGCGCTCTCGCGACAGGTGAGAAACGCGGTGCCCATGGCCGCGGCTTGCGCGCCGAGCGCGAGCGCGGCGACGATGCCACGGCCGTCCATGATGCCGCCCGCCGCGAGCACCGGCAGCCCGCTCGCGTCGACCAGTTGCGGCACGAGCGCGAGGGTGCCGACCAGCGCATCTTCGAACGCGCCGATGAAGGTGCCGCGATGCGCGCCCGCCTCCGCGCCTTGTGCC contains:
- a CDS encoding branched-chain amino acid ABC transporter substrate-binding protein encodes the protein MNIKIQKLLPISAAAMLFATLATSAAADQVVKIGHVAPLTGGIAHLGKDNENGARLAVEEINAKGLTIGGQKITLQLDAQDDAADPRTATQVAQKLVDDKVVAVVGHLNSGTSIPASKIYSDAGIVQISPSATNPAYTQQGFKTTYRVVATDAQQGPALANYAAKGLKVKSVAIVDDSTAYGQGLANEFEKTAKSLGLNVMSHDATNDKAVDFRAILTKIKGENPDAIMYGGMDATGGPFAKQAKQLGLRAKVLAGDGVCTDKLADLAGDATDNIVCSEAGMALEKMAGGPAFLAKYQKRFGQPIQIYAPFTYDAVYIIVDAMKRANSTDPAKILAAMPATDYKGVIGETTFDSKGDLQHGVISLYNYKAGKKTLLDVVKM
- a CDS encoding nitronate monooxygenase, yielding MSEVRFVTPFAERFALRVPVVQAPMAGGATTPALVAAVSNAGGLGFLAGAALQPEKIASEVAAIRALTDRPFGVNLFVLDPAAPDDATVRRALEAIDPLRAEFDLPPGQPLERYAPDFRAQLEMLIELRVPVASFTFGLLPAHDIARLHDAGLYVIGTATHTAEGVAWRDVGADAIAAQGAEAGAHRGTFIGAFEDALVGTLALVPQLVDASGLPVLAAGGIMDGRGIVAALALGAQAAAMGTAFLTCRESAIPQAWKTRVRDMSDTSTSVTRAITGRHARGIRNPLMQRLSDTAQKVAPYPVQNALTQELRQSAGRAQNADYLSLWSGQGAPLGRARPEGISAAELMAQLEQEWHAATSRIAAQQR